In the Plasmodium gaboni strain SY75 chromosome 13, whole genome shotgun sequence genome, tatatatacacacacatatatatatatattttactaGATTCGTCATATATTATTGCATCTTCTACACACTCTATATCAGAGATATCAAatacatatgtatttttattttctttatttttttttttattttttaattttttttttttttcttttttattataaacaaTCTTATCCTTTGATTCTTCATCAGAATCAATTTTAATAGAACTTAATTGTCTTATAACCTCTAATGTATCTAAATCTTCTTCTGACATTTCAGCATCCGTCATATTAATCATTACTTCATTTGTTGACGATATGTCATTAGATGCATTGATTTCATCCAGAATATTTTGGATTCTATCATTTTCTACATTTTCTACGTTTTCctcattataattatttatacattcTATAATAGATTTTTGTCTTCTTTTTTTCCCACTTTTTTCTAAGTACTCAGTCTCTACAGAtgttaatttatttatctCACCCTCCataagtaaaaaaaaaaataataaataaatataaataaataaatatatatatatatatatatattattatatttcaatgcatattataaaatggggatgatttttcaaattttataatttattaattcaaaaaaatattatatatatgtataatatatatttatcttattttttatgtactctaaattttaaattatcattatggagaaaaaaaaaaaaaaaaatcaaatgtctacattttttttttttttttattcattttaaCGTATTgcattaatatataaataataataatttgaatttctcgaaatattattttattttatattattgttatatttcTTGTCAAGACTAATAATATGtcaattaaaaaaaattattatgttaATAATTAATGTTTATTTCACGGTCCATATCATACTCTCtctctatatatatttaatatatatatatatatatatatatatacatatatatatattttattttgttcccaacatattaatttttattattttcatgAGACCATCTAACTAAAcaaatttaatatattttttataatatataatgtgtgtataatattacaattgacatattatattatgtaaataaatatatatatatatatatatatatatatatatatatatatatatatatatacaaattatattaattttatgtattatatatatatatatttttttttttttttttctcctttattttgatggaagattattatatcaaaatatattatatatgtcaCCCATAAACCTCTTTTTTCAGTTTTCCATTTTGTTTATGGATTTCAGAAGAATCCCATTAAAATGATGTCATTGAAAAAGTAccctttttattatattaaaaaaaagaatgtcatgtccttttctttttttgcactttgtaatataaagataaatGATAAGGCTTATCaaaatgtttataatttgatgttctattataataatataagatataatacaaatattaatttaactcaaaagaaaaataatatatttgaagAAGAACTAACAAAAGTATTTAAAGAATATCCAATTcttaaaagaaataatatatcagattatgaagaaatattaataaaagaagatGATATAAACAACAAGTATAAAATTGGAGATATCATTTGTATAGATGATCATACATTTGGTGTAGTTTTACAAAttaatcaaaataatacaatCATAGGTAAaatttatcaaaaaaatataaaaaataaatataacaacaataatattattaatattaatataaatgaaaaaagaaatgtATACTCTccatatgaatatttaaaatatctattctcaaaacataataataaattaaatatatttcatcATAATTACAAAGAAATTTATCATAAAAGATCAATTAAAAAACAACTACACAgtaatattttcttaatcgatattttcaataaaataaaatacgGACAAAAAATCTGTGTAATCACAGAAAAAGATACAGCAAAAAATGTTTTGCTACTTTCTTTAATTTATGAAAATCTATTAATCAACACAATTTGTAAAAATGAAAACCTTTTCATTATTTGCTcaaatatacataaatcTGAATTAAAGCTCttttttcaaaaattaCATGAATTGTTCAGGCAAATGTTGAACAAGTCAggtaaaaataataataataataataataaaagaatggacaatataaataatatagatataaaaatgaataatatgtataaaaataatgatatatatgaaaCCAATATTGTTGACAAATTATATTcagaaaattatatttacgaagatgatataaaaataccGAATGATATTTTGTGGATAAATTCTACAACACACTATGACACACAATATTCTTGTTACCTTGCCCCTATATTAACAACATATAATTtgaatgaatataaaaaaaagtataaaaatataataatggTATTTTATAATGTAACCAGATATAATGAAATCGTTACCGACTTgcaaaattatatgaatatatttatgaaaaattattataataataaaaaaaagcaagaaatagaaaataaaataaaaaatatatggaaaGATGagttttttattacatCCTTACCTTTGTCGGCACATAGTAttatttcaaaatatttatcaCATGCAATGTATCCACATTATTTggaaaaagaagaagaagcaggaatagaattaaaaaaaaataaatatatatatgatagtacatcatataaaaacaataaaattgatataaatgataaaaatgatatattatacacATTAGATagttataaatattatgattacataaatttaaatatctctaatttacaaataaataatatatcaaatagTGTTActtcattttgttttattgATAAAACACAACATGAATTAACTCGAATTAATGATTATGCATTATCTTTATgtgataattatatttcactgatagataataaatataacataaatCCTGAAATGGatataaattcttttttacataataaaattattgaGAATAATCAAATATGGTATATTGTCAAAAAAGATATTcaacatatttttaataaaagagatgaatatattaaattaattgaaaataaaggtaaaatgaatatatatatagatcattgggaagaagaaaattttgtgcattataataatatatattatattattgtatataaaaatttcaATATATTCAATTTAAATTCTTTTCAACTACTTGTCTTATTAAGgtcattaatatattccAATTTTACCAACACAAATATTTCAAAAGACcatattcattttttttatcaacaattttttcattattattatcaaaatttcaaatatttttctatattacatgatgaatattataaaaatttaaacaAATTTAAACAAACCCAAGGAGCACAagaatttattaataaGGTTGACACTgttatgaaatatataaagcccaattttaaaaaccaaaaaaattttatttaaatcattttatgaataatattaatatttatgatcaaaaaaagggaaaacaaaatatattttttatttttgtaattatttaaagttttttttttttttttttatgacttgttcataatttttttttcatacaaaatgttatgataaaaaatatattttttaaattcacaaaaaaaaaaaaaaataaataaataaatgaataaaaacatacgtaattttatgtacatatataaattaaaatgttGCAAAAATATAGCGGTAAAATTACactttattttattttttattcatcTCATGAATAATCATTATAATCATTGTCATATGAATCTATGTCACTATCCATGTCATTATCCATGTCATTATCCATGTCATTATCAATGTCACTATCAATGTCACTATCAATGTCACTATCAATGTCACTATCAATGTCACTATCAATGTCACTATCAATGTCATTATCcatatcatcatcatcatattCGTCATTATCCTCGGCCTCCTGGTCGTCTTGCTCATCTTCCtcatttataatattatttagaTCATTCTGATCCTGATCcaaattattaatatttttcattacATTAACATTTTTGTCCTTGGATGTTTTGTTAACATTTCTTAATTTGTCTAAGTCATCAAATTCGATATCtttaaattcattttttatattttctttatcataTGTATTATCTACTTGatcatatatatcttcGTCATCAATTTGTTTCATATCTTTTTCTAAATTGGAGTTTTCATTTATAGCTTTACGattttgttcatttatgtttttattatcactatCAATATCACTTTGACTTTCAGTTGGACTACCACTTTGACTTTCACTTGGACTTATTGCAgcttttaaaataatattatcttttaattcatcctgtgtattttttaaaacaattttatcaatattatttattacaaagtttaatatttttttattattagCATTAATAATTACATGAAATACACTTGGCGATCCTAGTAATATTCCTTCGACTGGTTGAAGAATATtatctttaaaaaaaacaacaaCTTCTTTAcctatattattattccAGTCTCTTCTACATATtaagatatttttttttggcAAAGAAGATACAACTAATTCAAAGAATGGCAAAATAACTATTTCATCTTCAATTTCTAGTTCTTTTAATCTCTCAgcaattttttttactaGTTGTTTTAAATCGAAGAGtgtaattttataatttcttcCTTCTTCCACTGTAACGAAGATATCTATTTTACCTGCATACCATGTAACATCATATAGATCTAAATTAGATGGTCTTCTTAATTCTTTAAATGGAAAATCATACATTATTACATCTCTTATAACATCTTCTGTTCTTTTCCTCCATAAACAATTTAAAGGATCATCCCActcatataatatttcattgATTGGAGATTTAGATCttgtatataaaacattatCTTCTAATAATCGAAAATTtgtgtatttattttgtgactctatattattattattattattatattcttgTGGAAATTTTTGATTCATGTgatcatttattttatctgtcatgatattatttaacggtttatgatttatattatttcttatatcATCCATAATATCATTTGATGATGGATTATTTccatataattttgttaaTTCATTTAAACGACCAACTTTAACATTAGGAATTGTAATATCACTTATATTGTTCATTTTGTCGTTTATATGATCATTTGTCCATGAGGTTAAATTCtctttattatcatatacCTCTCTCATATTCATAAACAATTGACTACCTGCACTATTTTTGCGTATATTATTGATTTCTTcatctttttctttttgatatttttcataatgttcataatataatttttttacatatggaggaaataaatttatttcatcTTTATTTAAAGTCCATTTGGAACGTGAAacattttttctttcatcccattttataatttcttcttttgcttctttaatattttttatttctttcttATAGTATAATTTTCTAACATCATTTGTCgtgatttttttttcattatgTAACAGacaaaataaatcattattCGTAAGTACATCATTATTACCACTACTATAAttactattactattattattattattaatctccgttttatttatacaatttttattactttcTTCTTTATCTTCCATTTGATCCTTTTGCATTGTAGTAGCACTATCGTGCAATGTCTCTGAATCATCTATGTTCATATCGTTCTTCTTTATTCCTTTCATTTCTTCAttcattaatttttctttatattcataataacCTGTTTTATCATAggttatattatattccATTTCCATATCTGTTTTATCatattctatattattttcatgTTCTATTAATTCTTGTGTAGATGGCCATGGACCTATACCATTAAATGCAGCATCGTATTCGGTAAGATCATCTTCtaaatcatttttatcaaaacAATTTAACGTAGCACAATCATCGGgatcattttttattttatcatttaaaaaataaagtgAGTATCTTGGATTGTTTACATCcacattttttattaaagcaggatgtatatatttctcATATTCCACATCTTCAATATAATCCTCTATTGTTGGTTCAGGCAACTCTTGGCTCTCtttcatattttcttcattccattttttatattcctCGAAGGACATTTTCTTTAGACCATGTGTTAATTGGGCAACATTTTTGTCCTTCTCTTGTTTATCGTTCACATTATCGTTATCATTAccattatattttttggtATACAGATTATCAGGTACAGATATATATGGATATctaaaaagaaataaatatataaatatatatatataaataaatatatatatatatatatatataagtagGCACAcatatgtttatatatatatatatattatatcatttttacATTGGTTCTTCAggaatattatatttaatatattcttctGGTATTGTATTTTCAAACGTTTTAGCTATATCAGATGCATGTAattcttttcttctttGCTTCCTCTTTATCTCATACAAATCATTTTTGATAAAATTCCAAGGTGATCtttcttttgttttaatGTTAAAAGGAATTAAGCtataaaaatgaatgaaggtaaaaatataaacacaAAAGTGTGTAcatacaaaaatatatatatatatatataagtataagtatatttatatttatattttctttatttatacatatatttttatacctataattatatgttaCTGTTTTCCCACTATAATATTTTgagacaaaaaaaataatatataaaaaaaaaatcaacaatacattcttatattttttctcttttgaataattaaaaaacatcctaatatttttcaaattccaaaataaagaaaataaataaaaaaaaattataatatacagTCACAGCACTTCTCTcaatttaattattttttacaaacTGGTATATATACCCATAACATATTCctctttattatttcaaatattttatgtttcAAACTCTAAATAGTTGTATATCCCTTAACcaacaacaaaaaaaaaaagctATATTCaaacagaaaaaaatttttttttttccttttttttttttcaatacTTAATGGTAACAATTCAAAAATGCTTTcacatatttataatattattctcacaaaaaaaatttttttatatatttagcATTTCGAAATTTTattagaatatatataaaaaaagttatatataattattatacccccgtacatatatatatatatatatatatatatatatatatatcataaattataacagattttattttctaatgCCAATTTAAACATTTAAagttaatattttaatttaaatttcatttaaaaaagaatacacaaaatttatatttttttatttttttcaaataagaataatataaaaaatgtgtACAGAAATTAAGAATAACCgaataaaaattattagtacttataaaaattatattgtttctaattattagaaaaaatagattaatcatagaaaaaaaaaaaaaaaaaaaaaaaaaaaaaaaaaaaaaaaaaaaaaaaaaaaaaaaaaaaaaaaaaaaaaaaaaaaaaaaaaaataaaaaataaaaattaaaaaataaatNNNNNNNNNNNNNNNNNNNNNNNNNNNNNNNNNNNNNNNNNNNNNNNNNNNNNNNNNNNNNNNNNNNNNNNNNNNNNNNNNNNNNNNNNNNNNNNNNNNNNNNNNNNNNNNNNNNNNNNNNNNNNNNNNNNNNNNNNNNNNNNNNNNNNNNNNNNNNNNNNNNNNNNNNNNNNNNNNNNNNNNNNNNNNNNNNNNNNNNNNNNNNNNNNNNNNNNNNNNNNNNNNNNNNNNNNNNNNNNNNNNNNNNNNNNNNNNNNNNNNNNNNNNNNNNNNNNNNNNNNNNNNNNNNNNNNNNNNNNNAAAAAAccccaaaaaaaaattattagtacttaaaaaaattatattttttctaattattaaaaaaaaaaaattaatcataaaaaaaaaaaaaaaaaaaaaaaaaaaaaaaaaaaaaaaagccTTATCATACCAATTTTACACCTTTCACCCTTACTTCATTTTTAAAGCTTCAATGTTATTGAAAATTATACTTCACTTGAAAAAAAATCAGAAAAAAGTCATGCGCCACTCCTATTAAAATTTAAGACCTTTTCATACTATAGAATGATAATTgtaaattttatatgacCTTTTAGcattacatatatatatatatatatatgtatatattttataaaataaaccttttttcaaatattctcaaattgttaatattataaacaagctaacattttataaatttttcatttagcaaaatatacatttaaaaaaagaaaataaagtAACACTTCTTTTTCATGTAACAAAATAAACacacacaaaaaaaaaaaaaaaataaaaaggaaaagaaaaaggaaaagaaaaagaaaaagaaaaacatttttttttttttcaggcaaaaaatataaatttatatatataaatatatattttgttcaggtaaaaaaaaataatatatattacttgTTCAGGcgaaaaatataaatatacatatataaacatGTATTTTGTTCaggaaaaataaaaaaatattaacatttataaattttcatttcaggaaaaaaaaaaaaaaaaaatacacacatacacataatatatatatatatatatatatttatatatatttatttatttatatatttatatattcatatgtaAATCCATTTAAAAGTGAGTTCTATCCAACTTGACCAAATATTCTATATCTGCTGGATTCCTACTTAACCATCTTTTTGGTACTTGTGTAGGTAAAAACCAATCTACTTCgtcaatattttttgtaatgGACGATTTCAAAATTAGTTTTAAAAATTCATGTCTCATTTCTTCAAAACTTTCATATActtcatttcttttttcaaGCATGTAACCACATGCCTTATTATGgtttaataatttatataaccTCAAATACTTAGCAGAACTTCCATATTTGAATGTAGCTGTATAGATAACTTTGAATATGGTTAAAATATGATCTCTGAATTTGGAAGAATTACTTGGTTcaacaaaaattatataagaattatttttagCCTTTTTACAATTTTGCAAGGAATCTGCTAAACTATTAAACATATCAACAACTGTTGGTGAAATTTGCAAATCTTCTTCCCAATCACAGCTATTTCCAATATCATCCATTCTGCATGTTATATAATCTAATGTACTTTTTgcaaaaatatatttgaaagTATATAATTCAATAAAATCTGTTTTAGTATTCACTGGAGAAATATTTGATTCAGCAACTACAccatttaaataattatctttataatatttcatgCTTAGTATCTTAATAAATTCTACTTTTCTCATAAGATATAgattttttaatttatcaCATTTAAGAGCTTCTTTACTAGCTTCTCCACTAAATTCTATACCAACATACCTACCAACTGTTCCCCATTTTTCAAACATTTGAACAGCCAAAGGATGATTTCCATGTCCGATTTCCATGATAGTATCATTTTCACTAATTGGTGAGaaaaattctttatttttaattttaattttttttatttttgatCTTAACATTTCTGTGATTATATCAACAGCTAGTTCTGTTGTAATACCAGTAAATGGTCTAGTTTTGTCAATACTTTGTGTGTAAAATTCATCCCAACATTTTTCCTCTTCTTCAGGAATAAAATCACAATGAGCTACTgaattatcatcattatttaatatatcgCTATTGGAACaactatttttatatgtatcaCTATTTGAAGCCATTTGTTCTTGTTTTATTTGttctatattttcattaagcattttattaattttacTCTTAATTAAACGTTCACTTCTTTTTAAAGGACTACACAAATAGGACACATATTCATCCTTAATATTTTCTGGTAATTCATTCATATTGGATTCGTTCATAAGCCATTTATCTTTAGTAATACTTTCatatatttccttttcAATTAAATACTCATTTTTACTTTTCACAGGTGTACGTATATTAACTAATTCATCACATAagtcttttttttttctgcTATTACTACTTCTAGATTTCACATTGGATGATTCTTTTTTAGTAATATTACGTCTTTTACATCTTTTTGGTGTAGTGTATAAAGATATCttatcttctttttctttatcaCTATAAATATCGGATTTATCATAATTACATGGAGTATATACTCTCTTTTTTGTACTATATGAAgttttcatataattattattttccttAAAATTGTCTTCTTCAGTTCTGTGAGgtgttttattataaaaagcCATATCATCACTACTATCTGTTTTATTGGAAAAACTATGTGtcaaattatttaattcaCATGAAGATTCTTTACGTATCAATGGtaacatttttaataattctttttttttttgttcgaaaattatatcttcttgtttttttttttttaaataatcaACCTCTTCTTTAAAAATTCGAACTAAATTACTAtacttttttaatatctttaagacattttttttatttaaatttttatcGTGTGAaaatttatgtttatatatatatattattatatatttattttattattttaaatatatatgaataatatgtgtataaataagtatataatatatatatatatatatatgtatgtatttcTTTATTGATAATTTGACATGTACAGCtaaattttcataatttattcataatttattcataatttgttcataatttatacataattgttcataaatttattagaaatatttatattataacatataaatagCTAACTATATAGCAAAATACATTAACATGTtcacaaatatatatattatatatatatatatatatatatatatatatatatattttttttatgtgcTAACAATTTGATTTATAAACGTACCACCTATCCCATATACtttatgtatatacaaGATATTtggaaaatataaaaaaaaaaaaataagtatgacaaataataaaataaatatatatataataatatatatatatataaacataaatttTCACACgataaaaatttaaataaaaaaaatgtcTTAAAGATATTTcaatatacataaaaattgtattacttataaatatatatattatatatatatatattttttttttatttaacCCTTTAGGgttgtatatatattttagatttaaaaaaaaaaaaaaaatacgtaagatttttatttatttattttaaaacaatcatttattcaaaagaagatataataaaaatatatatattatgacttatcacataaatattgaaaatatattatattatattatattatattatattatattttatttttttttttttttttgaaaaacaagaaatatttattattttccaGGGTATATTTTAACCcataaatatgttttacatggaaaaaaaaacaaaacaaaataaaattaaatattggaaaatacaacatatatatttatatataaaatagtatctttttacataaaaataaacaaaaaaaaaaagaaaagaaaaaaaaaaaagaggcaaagaaaaaaatgtataaaacataaacttaaaaaattatgagagagatatattataagaagaaaatccaaaataatgattattttatttcctaaatgtatatatattatataatatatatatatatgtaatatatttttatatgtataaatttatgtaattaattttttttttttttttttttttttttttttcaaaaaagtattatacattacttaaaaatatacataaacCGAAattgtaattttttttttatatgtgtgtatctcgaataatattatagatattttatttttatttaaattatatggTTCCTAAACGTATTCAGAGATGttcttaatatatatacatatgtatgaagcaatatatgtttatataaatattatatttataataaaaaaaagattttggaatattaaaatgtttcagaatatatattttgaaatattcaaagaaaaaaaattttttttttttgagtCATCCATGGTCGTATGAAATCATTATGtataagatatataaataaaaataaaaatatttatatatatatatatatatatatatgtatatatttcccattttttatatattccttttaaggtaaaatataaacaaagTGTAAATATTAGTAGTTGTaatgttatttatttaaataagtatcattatataatatatttaaggaaaagatttataaaaaaataataataataaaaataaaatgataaaaaaaaaaaattacttAGTTGGTACCTTTGATATTCTTTTTTGcaacataaatatttttataagagtttctttttaaataattaatcCAGTCTCTGAATCAACTGGTCCTAAAGAAAATGTTGAATGTAAATGGTTgatatgtgtatatatatttgtttttaatgATCCCccataattatttaaagtACATACTATCTTtcaaaaattttttttcgcattttttttttttttttttttttttttttgttctaCCTCTGgtatatttcttttttccTGGTTCCTCAAAATCGTCAGCACTAATTTGCGTGTATAtctttaataatattattaatataaaaatatataagattaaaagatatttataatataacataacAAAGGGGgtatacaaaaataaatattaacatattaaaaaatatatatatatatatatatatgttacCATTGAATTTTGTATTTCTCCTTCACAGGGCCAATCAATATCACAAAAGTTcagataataatttttttgattatttgaaatgtttttaaattttaaaacatttttacAAATTGAACTTTTATAGTTTATTGGTGCTTTacaataatttatttttttggaAGGTATCCATCCTAGTGGGCATGCGAGTGAGTAATTGCGTTTACAATCCTGTTTatctaaaaatatatatatatatatatatatatacatatttccttatatgtgtgtgtttatttatttataggTGAACATATGTACATATGAATTACCTTTAAATGGAAAATCCACATTACAAGCAAGAGAGTATGAATGTTTTTGATCAGAGTTCATATCTTTAAAAGAAACATCTTCTTTGCATTTTAAACttttcttataattttcaGGAGCTCGACAAAATCCATTCTCCATCATAGACCATCcactaaaaaaaaaaaaaatatatatatatatatattatgtacatatatcacatttgttataaatatataagttatttatgattatttcatttttagttttataaaataaattaagTCATATATATTTNNNNNNNNNNNNNNNNNNNNNNNNNNNNNNNNNNNNNNNNNNNNNNNNNNNNNNNNNNNNNNNNNNNNNNNNNNNNNNNNNNNNNNNNNNNNNNNNNNNNNNNNNNNNNNNNNNNNNNNNNNNNNNNNNNNNNNNNNNNNNNNNNNNNNNNNNNNNNNNNNNNNNNNNNNNNNNN is a window encoding:
- a CDS encoding hypothetical protein (conserved Plasmodium protein, unknown function), with the translated sequence MSLKKYPFYYIKKKNVMSFSFFALCNIKINDKAYQNVYNLMFYYNNIRYNTNINLTQKKNNIFEEELTKVFKEYPILKRNNISDYEEILIKEDDINNKYKIGDIICIDDHTFGVVLQINQNNTIIGKIYQKNIKNKYNNNNIINININEKRNVYSPYEYLKYLFSKHNNKLNIFHHNYKEIYHKRSIKKQLHSNIFLIDIFNKIKYGQKICVITEKDTAKNVLLLSLIYENLLINTICKNENLFIICSNIHKSELKLFFQKLHELFRQMLNKSGKNNNNNNNKRMDNINNIDIKMNNMYKNNDIYETNIVDKLYSENYIYEDDIKIPNDILWINSTTHYDTQYSCYLAPILTTYNLNEYKKKYKNIIMVFYNVTRYNEIVTDLQNYMNIFMKNYYNNKKKQEIENKIKNIWKDEFFITSLPLSAHSIISKYLSHAMYPHYLEKEEEAGIELKKNKYIYDSTSYKNNKIDINDKNDILYTLDSYKYYDYINLNISNLQINNISNSVTSFCFIDKTQHELTRINDYALSLCDNYISLIDNKYNINPEMDINSFLHNKIIENNQIWYIVKKDIQHIFNKRDEYIKLIENKGKMNIYIDHWEEENFVHYNNIYYIIVYKNFNIFNLNSFQLLVLLRSLIYSNFTNTNISKDHIHFFYQQFFHYYYQNFKYFSILHDEYYKNLNKFKQTQGAQEFINKVDTVMKYIKPNFKNQKNFI
- a CDS encoding hypothetical protein (conserved Plasmodium protein, unknown function) → MLPLIRKESSCELNNLTHSFSNKTDSSDDMAFYNKTPHRTEEDNFKENNNYMKTSYSTKKRVYTPCNYDKSDIYSDKEKEDKISLYTTPKRCKRRNITKKESSNVKSRSSNSRKKKDLCDELVNIRTPVKSKNEYLIEKEIYESITKDKWLMNESNMNELPENIKDEYVSYLCSPLKRSERLIKSKINKMLNENIEQIKQEQMASNSDTYKNSCSNSDILNNDDNSVAHCDFIPEEEEKCWDEFYTQSIDKTRPFTGITTELAVDIITEMLRSKIKKIKIKNKEFFSPISENDTIMEIGHGNHPLAVQMFEKWGTVGRYVGIEFSGEASKEALKCDKLKNLYLMRKVEFIKILSMKYYKDNYLNGVVAESNISPVNTKTDFIELYTFKYIFAKSTLDYITCRMDDIGNSCDWEEDLQISPTVVDMFNSLADSLQNCKKAKNNSYIIFVEPSNSSKFRDHILTIFKVIYTATFKYGSSAKYLRLYKLLNHNKACGYMLEKRNEVYESFEEMRHEFLKLILKSSITKNIDEVDWFLPTQVPKRWLSRNPADIEYLVKLDRTHF
- a CDS encoding hypothetical protein (conserved Plasmodium protein, unknown function), coding for MFFNYSKEKKYKNVLLIFFLYIIFFVSKYYSGKTVTYNYSLIPFNIKTKERSPWNFIKNDLYEIKRKQRRKELHASDIAKTFENTIPEEYIKYNIPEEPIYPYISVPDNLYTKKYNGNDNDNVNDKQEKDKNVAQLTHGLKKMSFEEYKKWNEENMKESQELPEPTIEDYIEDVEYEKYIHPALIKNVDVNNPRYSLYFLNDKIKNDPDDCATLNCFDKNDLEDDLTEYDAAFNGIGPWPSTQELIEHENNIEYDKTDMEMEYNITYDKTGYYEYKEKLMNEEMKGIKKNDMNIDDSETLHDSATTMQKDQMEDKEESNKNCINKTEINNNNNSNSNYSSGNNDVLTNNDLFCLLHNEKKITTNDVRKLYYKKEIKNIKEAKEEIIKWDERKNVSRSKWTLNKDEINLFPPYVKKLYYEHYEKYQKEKDEEINNIRKNSAGSQLFMNMREVYDNKENLTSWTNDHINDKMNNISDITIPNVKVGRLNELTKLYGNNPSSNDIMDDIRNNINHKPLNNIMTDKINDHMNQKFPQEYNNNNNNIESQNKYTNFRLLEDNVLYTRSKSPINEILYEWDDPLNCLWRKRTEDVIRDVIMYDFPFKELRRPSNLDLYDVTWYAGKIDIFVTVEEGRNYKITLFDLKQLVKKIAERLKELEIEDEIVILPFFELVVSSLPKKNILICRRDWNNNIGKEVVVFFKDNILQPVEGILLGSPSVFHVIINANNKKILNFVINNIDKIVLKNTQDELKDNIILKAAISPSESQSGSPTESQSDIDSDNKNINEQNRKAINENSNLEKDMKQIDDEDIYDQVDNTYDKENIKNEFKDIEFDDLDKLRNVNKTSKDKNVNVMKNINNLDQDQNDLNNIINEEDEQDDQEAEDNDEYDDDDMDNDIDSDIDSDIDSDIDSDIDSDIDSDIDNDMDNDMDNDMDSDIDSYDNDYNDYS